From Candidatus Dormiibacterota bacterium:
TCGCTCCACGGAAAACCCGCTGCTCCCCTGTGCTCTCTTGAAGGCCAAGAGGCTCGGGAGTCGCTTGAACGACCTGGTCGGGGAGATTCTCTCGCGAAAAGTCGAACGACCCATGCAGGAGGACGGCATGCTGGGCAGGTTCTCGGAGGATCTCCGTGACGGCTCCGTACACATGGACGATCCCGCCAAAGCCGCGGAGATCGCGGCCCTTCTCTTTGCCGCGAGGATCGGGCCTGCGAACGCCGCAACAGACATTCTGATCTCGGAATCGACACAGAGGGAATGCCTGGACGAGATCTTCAGCCCCGGCCTGATCAGGCAGAGGTTGGAGAAGGAAGGGAAACTCCCGTCACGAGCGGAGCTGCTGAAGAAGGCATTCGTGAGAGTCTATGACGAAGCAGCGGATGCGCAACAACAGATCGCGGCCGCCCTGGTCAAGGCCAAACAAGACAACCGGCGTGTCCTGATTCAGTGGGGCGGGAACTGGTGCCCTTGGTGCATCAAGTTGCACGATCTGTACGAGAAGGATTCGAAGATCTCTTTGAAGCTCCAGGATGAGTACGAGGTCGTCTACGTTGACGCCGGGGGGAAGACCAAGAAGAACATGGACCTGGCCAAGTCCTATGGTGCCGATCTGGCTGTCTACGGGGTACCGTTCCTGACGATCCTGGCCTCCGACGGCAAGGCTGTTGCCAATCAGGAAACCGGCGCGCTGGAGAACAAGGACCAAGAAGGCAGCCCCGGGCATGATCCGAGTGCAGTGCTTGATTTCCTGGCCAAGTACCAAGCGACGCACTAGTTGAGTTTCAGTGGGCTGAAGGCGTCCACCGACCCACGTCGTATCACCCCGCACGAAAGCGGCCACCTACAAAACCTTATCTTCCCCTTGACATTCACCTGATTTACACCTAACCTGATCGCGGGCCGGGGGACCGGCCGTCCGGGAGCGTCTCCGGGGGGAGCGCGCCCAGGCGGGGACCCCGGCCACGGCTATCATCTTTATTGCGGGCGTTCCCCGCCCGGCGGGAGCACGAGGATGACGCGCGCGCAGGCAGGGCAGCCCGGCAACCTGACCAAGAGACAAAAGGTCGTGTTTGAGTTCATCAAGGGGTACATCCAGACGCACGGCGTCTCCCCGTCCTACGAGGAGATCCGCCGGAACTTCGGCTTCGGCTCCTACAACTCCGTCCAGAAGCATCTCAAGAGCCTGGTCGCGAAGGGATTTCTCAAAACCCCCTGGGACAACCAGAAGCGCGCCCTGACTCTGGTCGAGCCCGGCCCGGCCACCGCCATCCTGCCGCTCCTCGGCCGGGTGGCCGCCGGCCGCCCGATCGAGGCGATCGCCTACCCCGAGACCGTCGAGGTCCCCGAGATGCTCCTGCGCGGCGAGGACAACTTCGCCCTGCGCGTCGTCGGCGACAGCATGGTGGACGAGGGGATCCGCGACGGCGACATCGTCATCGTCAAGCGCCAGCGCGACGCCGAGAACGGTCAGACCGTGGTCGCCCTGATCGGCGACGACGCGACCATCAAGCAGTACTACCGCCGCGGTACGCGCGTCGAGCTGCGCCCGGCCAACGCGCGCGTGTCCTCGATCATCGTGGACGAGGGGGACCTGCAGGTGCAGGGGATCGTGGTCGGGCTGATCCGGAAGTTTCATCGCTGAGGGATGAGGATGCGCACCTTCAATGCCGTGATTGAACGGGATCCCGACTCCGGTCTGTACGTCGGGCGCGTGCCCGGCTGGCCGGGAGCCCACAGTCTGGGGGCCAGCCTCGACGAGCTGGAGAGAAACCTGCGCGACGTCGTCGAGATGCTTCTCGAGGAGGGGGACCCGAAGTTCGAGTCGGAGTTCGTCGGAGTGCAGGCGATCCGGGTGGCGTAGAGGCGGGCCCTGGATGCCATTTACTTCATGTCCCGGAGCGTTCTCAACGTCGACATCGCCGCTTTCCCGATCGCCGTCGAGCGGGTGATCGATCGCGGCCTGCGCGGGCGGCCGGTGCTGCTGGCGCCTCCCGGGTCGGCGCGCGCGCCGGTGCTCGTGGTCTCGCAGGAGGCGGCCCGGGAAGGGGTGCGGGCCGGGATGCCGCTCCCCGTGGCGCTGCGACGCTGCCCGGGGGCGGCGGTCCTGCATCCGAACGAGGCGCTCTACAAGCGCGCCACGGGTGCGGTCCTCGCGCTCCTGGGCGGCTACTCGCCTCTGGTCGAGCCGGCCGCCCTGGGGCAGACCTTTCTCGATCTCACCGGTACGGTGCGGCTGTTCGGCGCGGCGCAGGACGCGGCGGCGCGCATCCGCAGGGAGATCGAAGAGCGGCTGCGCCTGCGGCCGACGGTGGGCCTGGCCACCAGCAAGCTGGTGAGCCGCGTTGCGGCGCGGGTGATCCGGCCGGACGGTCTGTGCGACGTCTTCCCGGGCTCGGAGGCGCCGTTCCTGGCGCCGCTGCCGGTCGGGCTCCTGCCGGCGGCGCGCGGCGAGACGGGCGGGCGTCTGTCGGATCTCAACATCGCCCGCGTGGCGGATCTGCTGCGCTTCTCGCAGACGCAGCTCGTGGTCGCCTTCGGCGCGCAGGGCGGAAGGCTGCGCAGCCAGGCGCTCGGGATCGACGCCTCGCCGGTCCGCCCGCCGGAGACGGCGCCGGCGATCGTCGAGGACGAGACGCTCGCCGAGGACTCGAACGAGGAGAGAGCACTGCTGCGGACTCTCTTCGGACTGTGCGAGCGGGCGGGGAGGCGGCTGCGGCGGCTCGAGGCGCGGGCCGGCCGGGTGCGGGTGACGCTGCGCCACAGCGACGACGTCCTGGCGCGCCGCGAGGAGCGGCTGGCTCCGCCGCTCTCCGCCGATCTTCTGCTGTTCGCGCAGGCGCGGGGGATCTGCGAGCGGGCGCGGGCGCGGCGGGTGCGGGTGCGCTGGATCGAGCTGCGCTGCCTGGAGGTCGCGCGCGGGCCGCGGCAGCTGGCGCTGTTCGGTCCGCAGGCGTTCGACGACAGAGCCTCCGACGGCGGGGCGGCCGAGTCGCTGGCGGACGCGGTCGATCGGATCCGCGGGC
This genomic window contains:
- the lexA gene encoding transcriptional repressor LexA, which translates into the protein MTRAQAGQPGNLTKRQKVVFEFIKGYIQTHGVSPSYEEIRRNFGFGSYNSVQKHLKSLVAKGFLKTPWDNQKRALTLVEPGPATAILPLLGRVAAGRPIEAIAYPETVEVPEMLLRGEDNFALRVVGDSMVDEGIRDGDIVIVKRQRDAENGQTVVALIGDDATIKQYYRRGTRVELRPANARVSSIIVDEGDLQVQGIVVGLIRKFHR
- a CDS encoding type II toxin-antitoxin system HicB family antitoxin, giving the protein MRTFNAVIERDPDSGLYVGRVPGWPGAHSLGASLDELERNLRDVVEMLLEEGDPKFESEFVGVQAIRVA